The Oncorhynchus clarkii lewisi isolate Uvic-CL-2024 chromosome 20, UVic_Ocla_1.0, whole genome shotgun sequence nucleotide sequence gctctgtatctgtatgcTGTCTGCGATAACCATTTACCAATAAGCATGACTGGTTAAATGTATTTACATCGACtggtattttttttatcaatgCATAGTATAAAAAGCATTATTTTacaattcaatttttttttcttttctcccTGACAATTGGCCGGTACCAGTTTTTATTTTTGGGCTTTTCATATTTTTTGGGGTGGCCAAAAGCCAGGCTATTACAGGCTAATGGAAACCCTGATCTGTGTATCTTAATAACTACTGATCACCTACGTATTTAAAGTTCTATGTCTTCTATGTTCCTAGGAGTGGTGCTGCATGAGGAGCACATAGAACTCCTGACAGCCGACTTCAAGCAGCTGAAGAAGGACGTAGCAGGGAAAAGGCTGGAGGAGGGATTCCTTCACTTCACAGGTGAGACGGAGACTGGAATTGAGAATATAGCACAAATCCCAGGTGAAAACACAACCGTGATACACGAAGGCCCCAGCACTACTGATACAGACATCACCTCAAATACAATATTTGCTACAGAAACTTAACTGCATAGCATGTATCAAATTGATGTGCATCATCCAGGTAACAGGCTTTGGGATGAATATTTAATTCCAGAGCTTTTGATGTAATGAAGGCTCCCATCAAAGCGACTTGTGAAATGTTGTGTTTTCATTCTCCACAGTACACGTGTTGGGTTTGATGTGAAAGAGAGCCTGCCTGTGGAGTGAGGCAGGCAGGCTGGTCTCTGGTGTGAAATACAGAAGGGTGTTGTTGATGAAATCCAGAGGTGTGTCAAATGGTACtgtatttcctacatagtgcgctacttttgtcATTAGTAGtgcgctacatagggaatagggtgctatttgggatgttgACTAGCTCTGTCCTATTTCATCAGAGCCTCGCAGCTGGGGAAGAGGCAAGTGAATGCATATGAATGGACTTCTCCTAAAGCACCCATGATTGAATAATAAATCATAGTTATCAACTCCACACGCTTCACATAACCTCAGATGACAGACAGTATTTTATAGCAGCTGCCTGTTGACCAAGAATGGAAGTCGGAGCTTagtggagagaatggaggagtAAGAGGGAGTAGTTTCTCTTAAATTTGAGTCAGGGCAGTTTTCGTAGTTCGACTGTAGGAGGCAGCAAGTGCAAAACTAAATGTAACATCTGTTGGGAGATTCACTTCAATGGTTCATTCATTTTATGCATAATGGTGACATATACTGAAACAGCACCACACCAGTTTATGTACTgtcggaatgtgatgaaatacaaAATCAATACAAAGGGCATAATGTGAGCAGAGGATGATTAACATGAGCCATTGGATTACATGTCCCATTACAACTACTTCTGACTGTAGTTTTCCTGTGTGTCTCACAATAGGAGGTCCTCTGAAGCCGGGCTTTGGTTTTCCAGCTTTCAGTGGCATCGCCCGGCTCACCTGGCTGGTCGATCTGTTTGGAGAGCTGTCTGTCACCGCTGCCAGCATGGAGGAAGACCAGCAGAACAAGTACATGAAGATGACCGCTCAACTCATAACCAAAGAGCAGAAGTATGTACTCTGTACTCCATTGGATTAATCAAATAAACAAATCAGATAAGTCCTTTCACCTTTCATCTCAAACTTAGCTATTCTGCCAGTACAAAACGTAATTGCCTTTATTACATCTAGAAATACTGGTAGTCCACGCTGAAACGTTGGGTTAACTATACCCCTCTATCTATTCTATTATGGATTTATTACAGGCCTCTCACGTGGATTGAGGAGTGGGCTCCCGGCCTGTCTAGGGCCAAAGACATCAACTTCCGCTTTGACTCATGCACCATCACCCAGCTGCCCCCAGCCACCAGGGAGCCGGTGGGTATCTTTATGCAGGACTTGGTGCTCTTCAGTCAGAAGCTGCTGGGCCAGGTTCCCCGTGACCAGCTCCATGCAGAGCGCCGCAGGGTCCTCCACTGTCTAGAGCTGGCCGACCGCATCCAGCAGCTGAGCCTGCAGGGGTCAGCCCAGGACACCTAGAAACTAGCAGCCTACCGAGGGGCCCCAGCAGTCTACCGAGGGGCCCCAGCAGCCTACCAAGGGTTGTGAAATTacagtaactttcccaaaatttcCAGGTTTTCCAGAATTTTGCAACGCTTAACCTACTGGTGGATTTCCAAGCGTACAAGATCCATCCATAAGCCTTCTACAGTAAAGCTACTGTAACATGCTGTACTGTAGACATACGCTCAGCGCATCTTTGAAATGTTAAGGTATTTTATGTGTTTCagaggctgcatttacacagcaGCCCAATTTTTCTTTTGATCTAgcctgacgactcaaactgaattcGTCCACTGCTCTAtatacttcagtctgagactgccgTCATTGAAGTCGTTTGTAGTGACgtcaaaatgaggggtgttgtacaaaacaaagtaataagcgattggatcatctctagccaatgacacattttcaaaatgccactttacccacgtgtgttctggctGGGGAGGTACTCCGATCCTGACTCATTGCGGAAAAGAAGCTAACGTCCGTGTGTGTGGCGTACTGTAGAATTTGACCTgagcaaggagtttgggtagccaggaaatgtttgaccaatcacatcagatcttttcacatcagatctttttcagaattatactttttttgtgtgtttttcaccccttatttctctccaattggtagtagttcatctgcagcgatcggtaaactgctctgacagctgacgcttaaagttggtgagggagataaattggctgcctgtgtaaacttaGCCTAAGACATGTCGGCTTATTATTTTAGGGTTAGGCTGTTACTACAGACCACATCTTAACATTGATGGAAGGTCAGTTGATATATAGTTTGATGTTTGCATTGTTACTTATTGAAGTTAATCTACATTACAGTTGAATGTACTGTAACATTCCTGTGGTTGATCACAGCTCATGGTGCTTTATCATTGGCTGGTGTGCTTTACTTATCtcatatgacattttaatattgaCATGTTGTATAGCTATTGTGCAGACAGAAGTGTAAGGCAAAACAGTGACATACTGATTGatggatttatttgtattttttttatttaacctttaacctaggcatgtcagttaagaacaaattcttatttacaatgacggcctacatgtTCAAATCATTAACACCGTACAATAGGTGTTTGTATGATACCTCAGTTAAATGGTATCTCGGATAGCTTTGGCAAGTGAAAGTGTGTTATTTACACTGCAACTGCAACATTGTCAGTGGACTGCAATTGACACATCTGTTTAGTTGTTTTAAAGTAGCAATCCAGACTCCTTTTTACCTaatttaacacctgatttacttaacaaaaggcatATCTCAATAGGTGGTCCTGGCAAGTCCTGACATAGCACAAGTGGGGGGGTGGGCCTTTCCTCTTttgttctctttctcctctattgttcctcaagcaagggGGAGGCAGATGAAATCACGGATTCCCACCAGACTGACTCTTTGATTGCCCTACTCCTTGACGTTTGCAGTTGTctaaaaaacactattttgctcTTTCTAGTCTTTAGTTTGTGTACTTTATTGTATTTATACATGGGATATTGCTTTTCAACAGTACAAGTTCAAAAATCAATCGGAGGACATATTTCAGTGTTTGATTAAAGGGGCATTGCAGTTAACTTGATTTAGATGTTTTTGTAATGtctggaatttcagcctgttcaggtgggatggaaCTTTTGGACCGCATCATGACTTCACACCGCTTCCCTGGTTTTAGCACTAAATCATTCACTAGCTTGTTTCCTTAGTTGTAGTTTGTGCAATACGCTTCCTTTCCTTTTTCTTTGTTTCAAACCAGTATTTCAAGGATCTCAAAATTAGCTGTTCACCATACAATATAATAAGTATTCTACTTAATTCTAGGATGCTGACAGACTGAATTTGTGCCTTGGCCTGCTCAGTTCCCTCTCCCATTGTTATCCATTCATGCCAGTCCCATCTAATGATGTACAGTGGTCTCCaaattactggcacccctgactggcaatgcacaaacaatacttaaaaaaatataaacaatataattatatagataaactcaaaataccaacatgtgagaaatactgtacatTATTGTTTCAATGGAACTAACCAACATCATTCAATTGtttaatacaaaatacatttaaccaaaatcaaggtttcataattattggcactcctcatttagtacttagtgcaaccacctctggcaaggataacagcatggagtcttttcctgtaatgtttgacaaggttaaggaacacatttggagtgattttggaccattcctctatgcagatcctttcaagatccttcacattcttgggtttgcgcttatcaactgccctcttccactcagcccacaggtttCCGATTGGATTGATGTCCggcgactgagatggccatggcagaacattgattttgttgtcacagaaccatttctgtgtggatgtTGAGGTATGTTTccggtcattgtcttgttggaaagtccacctacggccaagtcccagccttctggcagaggcaaccagattgtcagccaaaattgcctgatacttggtagaattcattatgccatcgatcttaaccagtgcccctggacctctggaattaaaacagccccaaaacatcactgacccaCCTACATATTTTACcatgggtatgaggtgcctctccttgtatgcatctctgttttgaCGCCAAACATGCCAATGCTGTATCTGACCAAAACTttcaattttggtctcatctgaccagagcagaCCTTATTCCAGTCATAATTTAAATGACGTTTGGCAAACCCCAAGCACTTGCGTCTGTGTCTTGGGATCAGAATGGGCTTTCtcctggcaacccttccaaagagcctgtggatGTGGAGGTGGCGTCTGATGGTGCTCTTTGAAACCTGGTGACCCCAAGACTCCACCAAGGCCTgcaattctttcacagtgattcttggggattttgttgcttctctcaccatcctgaggggcaaaatgcatttgcgtcctctacccgtgaggttttcaactgttccatatcttTTGAATGTTCTAATAATTGCCCTGACAGTGCTCAGTGGTATATTCAATCGCTTGTGGATCTTCTTGTAGCCATTACCAGATTTATGAAGGTCTACGACCATCTGTCTCTTTTGAACTGCTTGTTCTTTTGttttcttcatggtgttggatgacaGTGGGATATTGCATGTGTGTTACCTAATTTGTATAccctagtgaaacaggaagtgatgtttTGGCTCAATATCGTTCCTTAGGGCTTAGATAAACTTAAATAAGTGGAATTTAATTTGTGGTTAAATTTTGGtagatgttatttacaataatctttaagggtgccattaattgtgaaaccttgatttggaggacattgataaattattttggttggttccattgaaacattaataaaagtacagtatttctcacatgttggtattttgagtttttCTATAATTATATCGTTTATATTTGtttaagtattgtttgtgcattgccagtcaggggtgccagtaattttggagcccactgtatatGTCTACCATGTTACACAAGTATTCACTACCCAGTGAGTGCAGTTTGGCCACTTTAACTGGGTGTCACTAGTGTTATTAGCAATTTATATGTAGAGAATTACATTTAACAGTTTGAGGGAGAATTGTACTATTATATTGAATTATAATGCCTGAATGTTTTAATAATGTGTGTATTGTAACTGTGTATAATTTTCAATAAAATTGATAATTTGCAGATTCCCATATTAATAGGCCATATAATGTGTGCTTGATTGATCATCTTCCTGTTTGATTCTGCCGTTATATTCTCGATGAAAGAAGCAGGCAACCATCAATAATAAGCGTTGCAGAATCCTGcatgagaaatatatatatatatatatatataatatatataatatatatattatatatataatttatatatataatttatatataaaatatatattatatataatatatattatatataatatatatatatatatattatatattatataaaaaTTTCACAAGCaaacaggtagctagctagctgttgcaTCCTGGCCCAGGATCATAATACTGGTCTGATCTGCAGGCTATGGTTACCAGTCGATGGACATGAGTGTTGCTCCTGCCTGTACCATCTGCTTCTGTTGATAGCCTCACAGAGTAGAGCTGATGCTGATCAGAGAGAACACTGGGTTACTCCTGAAACAGGGTAAATCCACACCAATAAGATCATTAAgcgaaaaataaatacatttatgaAATACTCATTATTTTTACAAATGACAAAACCTGTATTGCATTGCCTGTACTGCATATGATTTGTGTGATCTAAATGTTGTGACACTGAAGTTGTGACAGTGTGGACTCATAGCCTGTCCTGGGTTAAAAAAAAAGCTCAACATGTTCAATGGTTTGCGATTGCTTTCAAGCAGTGCTTCTGCGTCTTTGATTGCAGTGTTCTTAGAGTTACTGTGGGGGTGTGTCGCCTTATCATCTTTATGTGTGTGAAAATAATAGGCTACGTTCGATACAATTTAATGCAAAAGATAATGACAAACTCAACTGTGAAGAAGAGACCAACTCCGATTGCTTGATGGACTGAAACCGTATTGACCAATGTCACCGACAGTCGACCAAACATCGGAGTCATGGCCGGTGGCTCACCAAACGCACTATGTGGCGACAAATGATTTCTAAACATGTCTGATTCATTTTGGACTATCACGGTATTTAGGTGGAGGCTACTGTCCGTGAGCGGAGTTGACATTTCGTGAATGATGCCAGTTCTGTGTGGAATCATACTTCTGTTTTGGTTAGTGGATGAGGTGAGTCTGATATTTTTAGTCAGAAATTCAATTCAATGTTAAAGTGAATCATTGTTGTCCTCTTTTTGTTTCCGTTAAAAGGTTTCGGCCTGGGTATGACGATCTTCAGAACTGTCTCGTTGTTCTCTGAAATATTATAGCCTTGGGGTTTATTGAAAGTCAACAAAACAATGCGCCCTGCTGCTGCAGAAGTTGTGGGCTATTGAGAACTATTTAGGCCTATGAACGCTAGGCAATTATGTACGGTCACATAAATCCGTGGTATATTGAATTATATTCTGTACATAATGTATTAAAATCTATATTCTTGAAATGAAACAATATTTAGAAAAACTCACCATTCATTGAAGTCTTACTGGACTCATATTTACATCAGCCTGGATCATATCATATGTACCACAATTAGTTTGGCCTTGTCTTGCCTCTAGACCATTTGGGTCCATCCAATAACATCAAATAAATAGATCACACAATACCATTTTACAAAGCTGACTGCACATACAAACagacacatgcactcacacacacctgcagTTCACTCAtttgcacgcacacatacacacaggcatcTCGTCCTCTTCTAATCGTTGTTAATTGTGACAGAACTGAAGCAGTGACAAACAGCTCTTTGTGGTATTGTTCGTGAGCCCAGCTCCTCTGCTGATGACCAAAAGCAGACTCCAGTCCTGCTCAGGGGCTGCTTTGTCCCCTTGCCATGAGTGTAAATGGAAGGGACATGCTGCAATTGACCGTGGACACAAACATCCACCTGGCAGATCTAGGCTGGAGTGTTTCTCACAATTACTCCCATCCAATAAAGGCCAAGGCTAGCCGGCTCACCTCACAGCTCACACATACCTTACATGGTGATGGATGGACATCAAACAAAAATGGATGTCTCATCATCATAGAAGCCAGAGCCATAGAAAATAACACTGGGGAATAGTGTGATTATGTCTAGTGAGGGCAGATAATAGTGAGAGCCCACAGACTATTTTTCTCTAGTATCTCATTTTAGAGGCTTGTTATACATTAGGTGCTGGGCCTAGTCTGACAGAGGTGGCATTGAACTGTATGTGTGCATAGtgggttctggtctggtctggactttGCAGTCACCGGTTCACAATCATCTTGAGTTGGCGTCTGAACATAGAGCATTGCATGAAATAGAAGTTTGGTTCATCAAATATAAACTTTGCTTACAGTAAGTGATTTTTGTATCACTTACTTGTCAATGAAAAGCCAACCAAGTTCTGTTTGGTCACATCTGGCACATCACAGAGAAATAAAACTACAAGGTATTCACATGGTTTACAAGTTTCCTACTTAAATGCCGAACACTTAATTTTCCCTCTGACTTGCCCTCTGATCTCATACCAGCAAATATAAATCAATGACTAGTTTTCTTCTTGTCATTGACAGTGCACAGCTTCCAAGAACTACTGCTGGTATTTTGAAGGAGGCTACCCCGTCCATTTAATGTaagtatactgtacacacacatgggTAACTAAATTACCTGGACACAGACAACATTTAATTGTAGCATACATTATATTTATTGTTAAGACATTCATATTTTACAACACatcttcatttaaccaggtaagttgactgagaacacattctcatttacagcaacgacctggggaatagttacaggggagaggagatgaatgagccaattgtaagctggggatgattaggtgactatgatggtatgaaggccagactgggaatttagccaggagaccagggttaacacccctactcttactataagtgtcatgggatcttcAGTGACCACAGAGaatcaggacacccatttaacatcccatctgaaagacagcaccctacacaggggaatgtccccaatcactgccttgagaattgggatatttttttttagaccagaggaaagtgtgtctcctactggccctccaacagcaCCTCCAGCagtatctggtctcccatccagagactgaccaggaccaaggctgcttagcttcagaagcaagccagcagtgggatgcagggtggtatgctgctgattGAACTGTTTGTGAACTTAAAGAGTGCAGTCTATTGATTCCCTCTGGCTTGTTTAAAGACCGGGTTGTGTTTGATTAAAGAAAGTGGTCCCTGGATGTGGATGAATACAGCGAGATCGCCAGATTGGAAAAGTTCTAATGAGTTAATACCGGCCTATGACTGATTGATTTTGGCTGTCATTCATATAGGATGCCGTCGAAGCGGCGAGGGGAAAGAAAGAATAAGCTGTAACTTTTCCCAATCCAATCATCAAATCCCACACAGCATCCACTGGGTTGAGAAATCACCTCATTGAAGATCTTTGATTTCGATCTAAATCATTGAACTAACGGGCTAAGCATTAGTCTTCAGACCAAGTCTTTGAAATTATAAAGACATGTTGGCCACTAAGCTGGCCACTATGCTTTTGGAAACGCATTACAGTGGTGATACATCAGTAGGAGTTGAAGTTATGGTGGTAGAGAAAGGAGATCTTTACTGCATTGACTGGGAGATTTGGATTGCATTgcctctgtaaaaaaaaaagtgcacaCACAGATCTACTGAAATAGAGTATAGTGCAGGCAGACTGTGTGGAATTATAGTGCACTATTAAGAGACTGCTGGCTCAGCTCTATGCCCATCCGACACGAGTGTAAATGGAACGTCATTCcatttttatgcacttttctctctttGCGTATTCTGAACTTAATCATGGGAATAGCATGCTCTAATAGCTCTGCTATTAGTTCTGGTGGAGATCTAAGAAATtaaggtgtggtggtgtgtttaTAATTACGCTGTaatctgaccttgacttaattccctcataattccaccacTTTTACCCGAGAgtaaaccatgaataaggtcgaAAGAACCTACTGGTTCCAAGTGGAAAAAACATCTCCTTAATTTCTTTTGATAGAAATAACAgtattctccatgcactgtaattcaCAACTTGATAAGAACTATTGAAAGGAGCTAGATAAATGAGTAATTAGTTTGGATAAgggaattgtaaatataaattacaCTTGTTTTAGATCTGTTTTAGAAAAAAAGACGTATGCAGTGGTGATCCAGAGCCTATTTAGAGCCCTACATTTGTAGAATTTCATTTTGTGGGGGGGGtttagttatttggatttttacgaattatctttgaaagacagggtcctgaaaaagggacatttctttttttgcttggtctgatcatgtcaacatcatactttcaaaatcttagctaacagtcaccatcatgaatcaagtcaacaatctactggcaaatcctttttaatcctaatcatatgaagagaaataatgaagagaaattatagataaaatcgGTGCTCATCGGAtattggacataaatattacacaagttggaaattgcaaattcaacaatgagtggtttggaaggaatcagtggctaactgcaagcattgcaaaacaACCATtaacctgctattcagtggagtggctgtgtagtcccaagtctaagattaagggtctcttttcctagtttaaaattataaacattcagcattggccatgctgtcaatgaatcATCATTTGTGccgtgctcaaaacaactgttaactcggaactcCAAAATcggactttagtgagttcaagacaactgagaactcgGGAAATTagctacgactgggaaaatactttttgaactttcatccaactcggaattgtaaatttgGAACTGAGGCTTCTTTTTAGAGctacaacctgaagatcactgacatcatcatgattcaactttttttttctcgagttcccagttgtcttgaaagcaccataaatccagagaatgccagactttgatgacaaagtttgatgacaaaatttgcccacgaaggaccgccgcgacaccttcctgttcaagtgagcacagcacaacaaggtgagtccaaaaatgtcttgtatgctgatgcataaattatgtaatatgccagggagatatgcacactgtagcaaagaaagtaatactaagtgtatgttgtgtagtaagctgtaaTTAGccaatgtgcctcaccctaataatttggtatattttcacctcttaatttctcCTACTGTtatgacttggtggtgcacatgtagcctataacctgtttttgagaaatg carries:
- the LOC139376111 gene encoding biliverdin reductase A-like, which encodes MFGSVVVGIGTAGFVRVRDMLAPLPSSAAEKLSVKGFISRRILEEQQGVKQITVEDALSRDDIKVAFVCTENAAHEENIRMFLEAGKHVCVEYPMAMTHKTAVELWDLAQEKGVVLHEEHIELLTADFKQLKKDVAGKRLEEGFLHFTGGPLKPGFGFPAFSGIARLTWLVDLFGELSVTAASMEEDQQNKYMKMTAQLITKEQKPLTWIEEWAPGLSRAKDINFRFDSCTITQLPPATREPVGIFMQDLVLFSQKLLGQVPRDQLHAERRRVLHCLELADRIQQLSLQGSAQDT